The Rhinolophus sinicus isolate RSC01 linkage group LG07, ASM3656204v1, whole genome shotgun sequence genomic interval AGCAAGCTGATTACCACCTATGTACACTTGTTCACCTCCTGAACAGAATAATAATTGCAGTATTTATAGAGACATAATAAATGACAGATACCATTAAgctcttttaaattattttctcattcaatattCTCAAATATCTATGGAAAAGATACTTTTATTATACACATTTCacaactgagaaaactgaagagttTCAAGGAGGTGAAGTTGTCCACGGATGATAAAGtaatttctttcatatatatatatatatatatatatatatatatatatatatatatatatatatttaatttttttaatggggaatattgaggaacagcaTGTTTTTctaggactcatcagctccaagtcaagtcgttttcaatccagttgtggagggcgcagctcactggcccatgtgagaattgaactggTGAACTTGGTGTTGTTAGTActgtactccaaccaactgagccatccagaaggcagctcagctcaaggtgccatgttcaatcttagttgcagtaaGTGGAacctaccatcccttgcaggacttgaggaattgaattggcaaccttgtggttgagagcccgctggcccatatggaatcggagttaggagcacggagctccaaccgcctgagccacaagGCTGgcgcagtatggacattttaagatGTTAATTTCTCCTCTCCGATACCACAATATTGGCTTCCATTTATTGTATgttcttgaatttctttcttcagtgtcatatAGTTTCTGAGTACAGGTTTATTCCCTCCTTGGTCCaatttattcctaagaattttttgatgcaattataaatgagactgttttctttatttctctttctgatagttcactattagtgtataaaaattgaactgatttctaaatattaacttTGCATTTTTCACAGGACTAGAACAAATCATCTTATAATtgatatggaaccacaaaagaccatgcATAACCACAGCACTCTTGAGAAAAAAGCAAGTTGGATATATTGTGTCACCTAATATCAAGCTGTACTACAAGGTTACAGTGATGAAAACAGCACAGTAcgggcataaaaacagacacctaATTCGATATAATAGAATAAAGGGCCCAGAAAAATCCCACACTTACACGGTCCTTTGTGTATGAAacgaggcaagaatatacagtgaggTAAAGACAATCTCTTagataaatggtattgggaaaactggacatatacatgcaaaaatatgaaactggaacactttcttacaccatatacaggaataaactcaaaatggatgggagacttaaatataagacttgGAAACATAAACTCCAAGAAGAAATCACAGGCAGTAAtttctctgacattgttcttagtaacatttcttttctgatatatctccttaggcaagagaaacaaaacaaaaaataaacaagtggaactacatccAACTAAAACTTTTTTGAACAGCAgtgaaaaccatcaacaaaagaaaagacaacctactgattggaaaagacaacctactgattGGGAGAAGACATTCACCAGTGACAAATCGGATACGGGttatatcccaaatttataaagaatacatacaactcaacctcaaaacaacaaacaatcccaTTGAGAAAGGACAGAGgactgaacagacatttttccaaagaggacacaccGATGGCCAATAGGTATAAAAAGATGGTCaaggtcactaatcatcaaattaaaacagcaatgagatatCAACCCACACATGTCAGAAGGCTGTTGTAAATCAATAAGCAACAAGTGCTGGTCAGGacgtggagaaaaaaggaactctcgtacactgtcggtgggattgaaaattgatGCAGCCAATATGGACCACAGCAACTCCCCTTCTgagtaattatccaaagaaatccaaaagactAATTAGGAAAGATATGTGAACCCCTATGCTCACTGCACCACTATTAATAACAGCCAAACATGTAAGCAACCTAAGTGCTCATCAGTtgacgactggataaagatgtggcacatatatacaatggattattacatggtcataaaaaggaacgaaatcttaccatttgtgacaacatgggtggacctgagggtattatgctaagtaaaacaagccagagagagaaagacaaataccacatgatctcgcTGCTACAGtgaaatttaaagacaaaagtaaacaaaacaaaaacagactccgATTTACAGAGAActaattgatggttgccagaaaggtgagggttgtggggctgggaaaaaagtgaagggattaagaaatacaaattgatatttacaaaatagtcacagggatataaagcacagcatacagaacatagtaaataatattgcagCAACTATACATAATGCCAGGAGGTACAGACTAATGGggggatcactacataaattatataaatgtctaactaccaAAGTgcactcctgaaattaatataaaataatattgaatgtcatctataatataaaaaaatgaataaattttaaaaattatatgcagaAGTTGAAATCAAACCAAAGGAAATtccagaatataaataaaagaaggaaattccaCAAACATAGTCAGATTAAAGAATCACAATGTCTGGTTTTAGACTTGGAGCTATGAAACCAAGGGCATTTTTTCAGTCAGGACGATTGTCCCTTTTATACTGTCATCACAATGGATCTTTTCAGAGCCCCCTTTATATCTTTATTCCTGAGACTGTAGATGAAGGGGTTCAGCATGGGTGTGACCACTGTGTACAGGACCGAGGCTGTAGCACTAGAGTGTGCATTGTGGGCAGCAGGAGAGCTGAGGTACACGCCCAggattgttaaataaaataaggagacAACCGAGAGGTGAGACGCACAGGTAGAAAATGCTTTATACTTCCCCTGAGCAGAGGGCATTGCACGTATGCAGGAAACAATCTTGGAGTAAGAGTAAAGGATCCCAGTCAGGGGACCGCCACCTAGTAGCACAGTTACAATATACAACACCAGGGTATTAACAAAGGTGTCAGAACAGGCAAGTTGGATCATCTGGTtaagttcacagaaaaagttGGGGATTTGCAAGTCTGCACAGAAGGACAGTCTCAGCACCATTAAGCTTTGTAATAAGGCATTCAGGGCACTCATGATCCAGGACACCAGAACCAACTGTCCACAGAGCCGGGGGTGCATGATGACCATGTAGTGCAGGGGGTGACAGATGGCCACGAAGCGGTCATAGGCCATCACGGTCAGGAGGAAGTTATCCAACACTACAAAGAGTATAAAAAAGTACATCTGTGTTATGCAGTCTTCATAGGTTATGACTTTGCTCTGTGTCTGGATGTTCACCAGCATCTTGGGGACGGTGGTGGAGGTGAAACAGATGTCCACAAAGGACAggttggagaggaagaagtacatgggcgtgTGCAGGTGGGAGTCTGAGCTGACGGCCAGGACGATGAGCAGGTTTCCTAACACAGTGATcaggtacatggagaggaaaagcccaaagaggaggggctgcaggtcTGGCTCCTCTGAAAGTCCCAGGAGAACAAATTCTGAAACTCTTGTAAGATTCTCTGGTTCCATGAGGAAGACATGACTTCCAAGACAGGAAAATCACATGAGTAATTTTCATTCAAATACACATACTCAGATGCTCTAACGTTACAATTTCTATTTTGCAGCCAAgtaattaatttcaatatttttctatggATCTTGTTTCTTCCAGTGGTCCTGTGCCATCTCAGATTAGGAATTTTTGTCCCAATCTGCTTCTTACCAAAGGTGTCATGTACTGTAGTTTTCATGAGAAATTCTTCATGTATTTCAGGAATATAAATTGAGTGATCACCCTATTTTAGGTATTAactgatgcaaaagtaattgtggttttgcaattattttaaccttttaaaccaccattacttttgcaccaacctaatactactATCTAGTGTGAGTATCAGAGTTCTGAAAAACAGGCATTCAACAAGtcaatgaaggagaaaaaatatgcaagctaacaataaaaatagataGTGTTTCAGATGGTGACAGAtcatatgaagaaaagaaaagaaagtcttaaaAAAGTGGTGACTAGTGAGTTCTCTTTTTCATGGGCATTTAGTCAAGACCTGCAACatggtgacatttgaacagagacctcaGTGAAGAAAGGTAGGGAGAGGCAAGGTAACGTGGATGCGTGTGTATCTAGAAGAAGAATAGCCAGttcaaaggccctggggtggagaAGAAGGAGTTTAGCGACCTTTCCAAAGTGAATATCACAATATCTGATGGGCCttgattattatatattttcaggCTGCTTCCCGGCAGTGTTTCTCACCCAGAAATGATTTTGTGCCTGGGGTACCTGGCATTGCCTGAATGAATCCTGATAACACCTACAGTCCCCAGGAAAACACCCACACCCAACCATTATTTAGCACCCAAGTCAACAAAGAGAAGGTGAGCAAACCCAGTCAAGACCATCATTCAACCTGTATGTGCCTACGATCAACAGCatcctaccagatgcagaatctgagtcagcagggcctgggggctcagagagtctgcatttctaactggCTCCCGGGGCTGTTGATGCTGCAGCTCCTGGTGTGTGGCCCCCGCTCTGAGGAGCAGGTGAGGTCCTGTGTCAGAGTCAGGGGCAGGCAGTTTCAGGTTTTCTGAATCAAAtatttctttgcatgtattattAAAGCAATTAGTGTGCTCACATATTCCAGAAACTGTAATAAATTCTGTGTTCATTTCTCTTATATAAGAGCCCCTGAGTGACACATAATAACACACGTTTTTTTCTGCAAGGAGGGGGCAGCGGCGATCGAATCGGCAATCTTGATGTTATTAGCAGAACACTCTAACTAACAGAGCTAAGCGGCCACCCCAATAATACACTTTTAAGAGACTTTGTGGTGAGCAGAATAGAGCCTCCAAAATATGTCCACACTCTATCCCCAGTGCCTttgcatttgatatttttatagcaaGGGAGGATTAGGGTGGAAGATGGGACAGGCTTGCTAACCGGCTGACGTTAAGAAGATGACCCAGTGTCATCCAGGTGGGAGGAACGTAACCACAATGGTCCTCAAGGTAGAAGCGAGAGACAAGATGAAGAAGCTaaactgctggctttgaaggcgGAGGAATGGCCATGAGCCAGGAAAGGCAGGGGCCAGAATACAAACTGAAATAGGAAGGGAAACAGCATTTCACCTGAGCCTCTAGAAGGAACCCAGCCAGGAGACATCTTGATATCAGCCCATGTGACTCATTTCGGGTTTTacatccagaactgtaagagcatatatttgtttgtttaaatcaaCTAGTACGGGAATAATTTACAACAGCAATAGAATCTATACagacatttattcaataaaatttgaGGAGGGGACTGAGTTGAAGCCTCTCCGTTCATTCATTAGCTTCCCCTGGGTGAGAGCATTGTATTTGAAAACCCACATGAAGTAGAAAAGAACTTTTAAATCAAGATGAAGGTATTCCACCCCATTAGCTGATACACTGAAATCCTCATTGCATAAATGTAAACGTGGTCTGACTACAATGCTTTGTGGCATTTAGATTTAAGGTACAAGGGTGACCTTCATGTCTCTATCACTGAAGTATTTGTCCTCAGCACTGTGTACTCTTTGCCTAAAAGCTGATCATTCCTCAATTTATACTCCCCAGTGCATGACagaatttctcattaaaaatacagaagacaATGACCACCAGGGGGAAAAGGCTGAATGTGCTAGAATCTACTAACTGTTCCAACAGAGAAAGTAAACAAGCAACAAACCAAAATACAGGCAGCCTCGCAAGGAATGATATAATTCAAAGTAAAACTATTTGGTATtcctctttctacttattaaataacttttccaCGTGAATACCCAGCATGAGAGAAGATACTGCATTGCATGTCTCAAGAACAGCTGTTGCAAGGTAGTTCCTACCTCCACTGGCCTGGATCTTTCCAGTGAATGCAAAACATGCTCAAATACACTCCATCTTAGAAATTTCATACAGTGACTTCACTGCAGCCTCCACACCTAACACTATTCTCCTACTCCCCAACAGCAAACTGCTCTGATGTTTTCATTGTACTGCAACCATTTTATGCATCTCACTCATTCTACAGGGTCACTTAATGGTACATCTATGCCCATCATTTAATTGTTATATGGTCCCTTTATGGAAGATTCAAGCAtccttattaatttattaaattaattagttATAAATCCATTAATAACCCAAGAACACTGACACGGAGATCTCTAGTCTCCTGGCTGGGCTGTTAGGGTCACAGTGACTCAGGTAAGTGTTCTCAGCTTCTGACCTCTCTGACCCTTTCCTTCAGTACCTGCTGGGCTCTCAGACTCACCTGGATGGGGTCTCTGAGAGCGAGGACTCTGTGTGGAAGCCAGAATTACTCCCCGGAAGGTTCATGACGGAGActgaagctctgtccccacatgagACAGCAGGAAGGAGTGAAGCATCAGTTCACAGCCAGCTCAGGAGTCAAACGCAACACCCAGGTCCTGTCCACCAACGTGGTACAAACTGAGGGACCGCACAGAGGAGCGTTACAGTGCTCTGTGTATCTGCTCATCAGGCAAAGTTCCCTCTTCTTATTCCCACTGCTGAGCATCCGATTTCCCCCGGGGCCTCTGgaataaacagaaaggaaatttttcCTAATGAATCTCTGATCCCAGGAGACCTGGTTAGAAGACAAGtgaatttgggttttatttcttcatgtgcttCATCTCCCTGTTTTAAAAGGACATTAGTCTGAGTATCCTGAGTCTCGACTGCATTTATTAGAATTACACGATATGAATATTGGAAGCCTTCGACGGTGATagatcttgttttatttttttttttcaattcaacatACAAAGCTCCAACCTCCTAAAAGGCAAAATCAATTAGGAAAGTAGTTCTCCCCAGTGGATGACATTTTCATCTTTAcactattttcttaaaacaactgTCATAATTTTGTCTCCGAACGTTAGTAGAGAAGAGGcacaaacataaaaacagaacttGTATTAGAAAAATGGTCTCAGGGATGGATAGAAGGTGAACCACATTGGGTCTTATGGTCCCCCGTTACTACTGCTGGTCTGGTGAACACTGTGAGTCTTGCTGAAATCCTCTTGGATTTCAATGGCCTGAGGGACATTTCTCTTGGGAGCTAAGAGCTGTGCTATACAACACAGTAGCCACTAGGTACATGAGACtacttaaaaattgtaattaatataaaataaaataaaattcagttcccCAGCCATAGCAGCCTCAATACAGCAGCTACCACATTAGACAGTGCAGACATAGAATATGTCCCTCGctgaaagttctgttggacagttTTGCCTTAATGTCTTTGAAAATCCCCAGATGTTGCTGGGCTGTTTCTCCACCACCCTAACCCTATGGTCACTGAGCCCTCTCCTccaattttattactatttcaggAACATTCTTGCTCTCCCCGCAGCTCCACATTGACCTTTGTGAAAACGGGGGCTATGTTTAAAATCACTATTTACTAAGTGCCATGCAAAGGAACGTGAGGCACATATCACTCAAGTCTGACTGTGACTCCATGTTTGCTGGCACCACCCATTCTGCCTGTTGAGCCCCAAAGGCCCTCTCGCTGATGATGCAGGAAGACACGGAGCTGCATGCAGACCCGCTGCTAATGAAGCTCTACGTTGGGCTTGCCCTCCATCGAGGCCCGTTTCTCATCTCGGGGTCGCACACGGGTGTTTTTGCCCCATCAGAGCTCCTTCCAGCAACTTGAGGGCAGGAACCCCGTGTATTTCTTCAGTACTTTTCACTAGTAAAGTGGTGGTTTAGATCCTTAGTGATAATTGCTTtcatataatatgaaataataccaACGCGGGGACAGAACTTTGTCTCAAAACTTTCCCCAGGAGAAATTTGAAtgtgaattaaatattaaatatcaggAAGTGTTGCTGATGTTCCCAAGTGCAATAGTGCCGACAGAGGAAAGTTGACATGAAACAACACTTTCATAGTATTTCAATGAATGTCCTACTGTGTGCTTTCAAATGCCTCCTAGCAGAAATGTAATGCAGATAAAGCAAATAATACAAATGCTATGTGTCAAATGTAGGTGATGAACATAGAGGTGATCACTGTGCtagtctttctcttttcctctatgtttaaaattgtcataataaaaacgttaaaaaaatatgttatgcCACTGGCATATCCCATGGGCTTCACTGGGtttttttgctgtgttttttttttttttttttccagtagttcattttttaaaattatttactgctaaataaaattcaactgtgtgtatatatcacatttggtTTTTCTACTCATCAGTTTGTGGACATGCAAAGGGTTCCAAAAAAATATACACgcattaagaaaggaaaaactgtattaaaatagtaatacaatgaatgatgctggcattcatttgattaatgccatcttttgagcaaatgccATACTACATGTTGCTACTGTAATTAAATTCAATTTTGaaatgtgatacatagataacatctcataaaatatgtacattttttcacACCCCCTCAGTATGTATCTTTGGAGCTACATGAATAATGCTGCCTCGATTAATCACATAATAGTCTAGACGGCTTTAATGGTTTTATAAATCAGCTTAAAacatgaataatgtttttaaaaatgatctgtgCTCCAGCCGCGTGTAGTAATGTTATTGTTCAGCCTCATGTtcaataaatttcaataaaaccAGAAACACTAGAATTTTCAGAAAAGGTTTTTCTGGTTAATTTAGCTTTCTGGTGAAGTGAGGGTTTGATGACAtggtatctttttgttttgtttcaatgtGTCCCCAAATTCTGCTTTTGCAAGCATAGTACAATAAGCCTAGCAAtgtttcacagaaaattaaaGGTTTGAAGCGTCTCCTGATGACCAAACAGGGAGCTCAGTCCAGGACTGCAGAGAACAATGTCCAGCAGAATGCATTCTCTGGGCTTTGAATCTAGAACACAGCATGAGGttgcttttcaaataatttcttatgtgagttatttttgtaaaatctGCTCGTAATGATCTCAGAACCATTTTTTTGTGCCTGACTATATGCGAGGCACTTTACATACGTTCATACTCTcctagtcaccccaataaatttaattaaaaaaaaattcaactgatttccaaatattaactTTGCATTTTTCAAGGACTAGAACAATCTTAAAATTGATATGGGACCACAGAAGACCATGAAGCACCACAGCACTCTTGACAAAGAACCAAGTTGGAGATGTCATGTTACCTGATATCAAGCTACACTGCAAGGCTACAGTGATGAAAGCAGCATAACTGAAAAGGACACAActctttaaaattaatgtttattgacaattgttagtaaaattcatAGATTTCATTGTACAATtcttacatcatctataaataattGTGTGttcaaagtcagttctccttccatcaccatatatttgatcttatCTCCACATCTAACCCTCTGGaaaactaaactattgtctgtgtctatgagtttctgtttctcatttgtttgtcttgttctttgttgttttggtttatataccacatatcagtgaaatcatatggttctctgcttttctgtctgacttatttcttggcattatattctcaagatccatccatgttgtcacaaatgttcctatatcatcttttcttatgaacagtattccattttatatataccacaacttctttatccattcatctatcaaggacatttgttgtttccatatcttgactaaacaaagctgcaatgaacattggaatgtctttatctataagtgttttcagatattttaggtagatacccaggagagattGCGTTTCATGtaatttattgtaattttgaggaacatccacactgccttccataatggctgcaccattctgtattcctaccaacagtgtatgattctttctacagcctctccaacacttgttactatttgtcttgttgatgatagccattctgacttatgatatctcattgtggtttttatttgtttctctgatgattagtgatgttgagcattttttcatatgtctatttgccagttgtatgtcgtctttggagaaatgtctcttctggtcctctgccaatttttcaattgggttgtttgtttctttgttgttaagttgcatgagttccttgtatattttggatattattcccttatcagaggcactgtgcaaaaatattctcccattcaaaGGACACATAATTCAATGGAATAGAACAAAGAggacagaaataaacccacacttacaTGGTCGTTTGTCTATGAAAGTGAGGCAAGATATACAGTGAGGTAAAGACAATCTCTGCAATAAAGGTATTGGAAAACTTACATATATGGGAAAATATGAAACTGGAACACGTTCTTACACCATACACtagataaactcaaaatggatgaaacacttaaatgtaagacttactaccataagactcctagaagaaaacataggcagtaaattctctgaGATTGCTCTgagtaatatttgttttctgataCATCTCCTTAGgcaggggaaacaaaacaaaaaataaacaagtagaactACACCCAACTAAAAGCTTTTTGAACCGCAATgaaaaccatcaacaacaaaaaaagacaacctactgattGGGACTATACATTAGCCAAATATACATCAGATAAGGGttatatcccaaatttataaacaattcatacaactcaaactgaaaacaacgaaccatctcatttaaaaagggcagaggacctgaatagacatttctccagaggacacaCCGATGGCCAATAGTTATAAAAAGACGGTCAAGGTCACTAATCatcacattaaaaccacaatgagacagcAACTCACACGTGTCACAATGGCTGTTATACATCAATAAGCAACAAGTGCTGCTGAGAAcgtggagaaaaaaagaaccctcGTGTACTGTCAATAGGATTGAAAATTTGTGCAGCCAATATGGAccacagcaattccactgctagtgttgattcaaagaaatccaaaacactaattaggaAAGTTATACAAACCCCTATGCTCACTGcaacactgtttacaatagccaatatgtAAGCAACCTAAGTGCTCATCTGTTGTGACTGGATATAGAAGATGTGGTACGTATGTACAATGGATTATTACGtggtcataaaaaaaaaaaaatcttaccatgtgtgacaacgtggatggacctagagggtattatgctaagtaaaacagtcagacagagaatcacaaataccatatgatctcatttatgcGTGGagtgtaaagagaaaaataaacaaaacaaaaacagactcaatttacagaaaacaaagtgatggttgccagaaaggTGAGGGTTGTGGGGCTGTGtaaagaaagtgaagggattaagaaacacaaattgatatttacaaaatagtcacagagatgcaAAGCACAGCATACAGAATATTGTATATattcacagaataaaaataatattgcagcaactatatatagtgccaggtgggtactagattaatggggggatcactacataaattatacaaatgtctaaccactatggtgtaaacctgaaactaatgtaaaataatattgaatgtcaactataatgtaaaaaaataaataatttgtgaaaatatataaGTTGAactcaaagaaaaggaaactccagattataaacaaaagaagaacaaacacaATCTGATTAAAGAATCACGATGTCTGGTTTTAGACTTGGAGCCATGAAATCAAGGTCTGCTTAAGTCTCAGGACAATTGTCCCTTTTACACTTCATCCCAAAGGATCTTTTCAGAGCCCCCTTTATATCGTTATTCCTGAGACTGTAGATGAAGGGGTTCAGCATGGGTGTGACCACTGTGTACAGGACCGAGGCTGTAGCACTAGAGTGTGCATTGTGGGCAGCAGGAAAGCTGAGGTACACTCCCAGgcctgttaaataaaataaggagacAACCGAGAGGTGAGACGCACAGGTAGAAAATGCTTTATACTTCCCCTGAGCCGACGACATTGCACGTACGGAGGAAATGATCTTGGAGTAAGAGTAAAGGATCCCAGCCACGGGACCACCACTCAGTAGCACAGCTACAAAATAGATCACTAGGTTATTAACAAAGTTATCAGAACAGGCAAGTTGGATCATCTGGATTAGTTCACAGAAAAAGTGGGGGATTTGCAAGTCTGCACAGAAGGACAGCCTCAGCACCATTAGGTTATTTAACAAAGAAATCAGGACACTCATGATCCAGGACAACAGAACAAACTGTCCACAGAGCCGGGGGTGCATGATGACCGTGTAGTGCAGGGGGTGACAGATGGCCAGGACGATGAGCAGGTTTCCTAACACAGTGATcaggtacatggagaggaaaagcccaaagaggaggggctgcaggtcTGGCTCCTCTGAAAGTCCCAGGAGAACAAATTCTGAAACTCTTGTAAGATTCTCTGGTTCCATGAGGAAGACGTGACTTCAAGACAGAAATATCACATGAGTAATTTTCATACAAACAAACTTTACTCAGATGCTCTAATGctacaatttatattttgcagCCAAGTGATTAATTTCAATACTTTTATATGGATCTTCTTCCTTCTAGAGCTTTCCTGTGCCATCTCAGATTAGGAGTTTTTGTCCGTTCCCCTTCTTTCCAAAGGTGTCATGTATTCTACAGTTTTCATGAGAAATTCGTCATGTATTTCAGGAATATAAATTGAGCTCTCACCGTGTTTTAGGTACTGTCTAGTCTGTGAGCACTAGAGTGctgaaaaacagaagtttataCAGGTCAATGAAGGATAAAACATATGCAAGCTAATAATAAAAGCATATAACATTTCATATGGTGACAGACcatatgaagaaaaggaaagcgtATTTAAAACAAGGTAGCGACTAtcgtttgattttttttcaaggcCATTTAGTCAGGTCCTGCAAACAAGGTGACATTAGAACAGAGACCTCGGTGAAGAAAGTTAGGGAGACACAAGGAAATGTGGGCGTGTGTACTTGGAAGAAGCAAAGGCCCTTTGTTAGAGCAGAAGGGCTTTAATGATCTGTCAAAGTGAATATCACAATATCTGATGAACCTTGATTATAATAACTTCAGGTTATTTCCCGGCAGTGTTTCTCACCCAGAAATGATTTTGTGCCTGGGGTACCCGGCATTGCCTGAAAGAATCCTGATAACACCTACAATCCCCAGGAAAGACCAACACCCAACCATCATTCAGCCCCCAAGTCAACAGAGAGAAGGCGAGCAAACCCAGTCAAGACCAGCACTTCAACCTGTATGTACCTACGATCAACAGCCTCCTACCAGACGCAGAATCTGAgtcagcagggcctggggctcagagagtctgcatttctaaccggCTCCCGGGGTGTTGATGCTGTAGCTCCTGGTCTGTGGCCCCCGCTCTGAGTAGAAAGGTGAGGTCCTGTGTCAGAGTCAGGGGCAGGCAGTTTCAGGTTTTCTGAATCAAGTATTTCTTGCATGTAACAACATTTAAAGCAATTGCGTAGCCACTCATTCCAGAAACTATGATAAATTCTGCATTCATTTCCCTTGTATAAGGGCCCTGAGTGTATAATAATACACTTTAAGAGACTTTGTAGTGAGCAGAATAAGGGC includes:
- the LOC141572855 gene encoding olfactory receptor 7A17-like, with the protein product MNLPGSNSGFYTESSLSETPSSHVFLMEPENLTRVSEFVLLGLSEEPDLQPLLFGLFLSMYLITVLGNLLIVLAICHPLHYTVIMHPRLCGQFVLLSWIMSVLISLLNNLMVLRLSFCADLQIPHFFCELIQMIQLACSDNFVNNLVIYFVAVLLSGGPVAGILYSYSKIISSVRAMSSAQGKYKAFSTCASHLSVVSLFYLTGLGVYLSFPAAHNAHSSATASVLYTVVTPMLNPFIYSLRNNDIKGALKRSFGMKCKRDNCPET